From SAR324 cluster bacterium, a single genomic window includes:
- a CDS encoding ADP-ribosylglycohydrolase family protein: protein MKEEIELVVEHLDKDHTDFVERIGKACPFSGTSQGALHAFLEGESFIESVRMIIHAGRCNCSRAIQVGAICVTLSGVEAIPQNWIEKTHPWSELTHLLNDKLVSIE from the coding sequence GTGAAAGAGGAAATCGAATTGGTCGTTGAGCATCTGGATAAAGATCATACAGATTTTGTTGAGCGAATTGGCAAAGCTTGTCCTTTTTCTGGGACCTCTCAAGGAGCACTCCACGCCTTTTTGGAAGGTGAATCTTTCATTGAATCCGTCAGGATGATTATCCATGCGGGAAGATGTAATTGTTCTAGAGCTATTCAGGTTGGGGCAATTTGTGTTACTTTGTCAGGAGTTGAAGCCATACCGCAAAATTGGATAGAGAAGACTCATCCCTGGAGTGAGTTAACCCATCTTTTGAATGATAAGTTGGTCAGTATAGAATGA
- a CDS encoding ADP-ribosylglycohydrolase family protein has translation MKKVDRIRGAILGAAVADAAGCPLHWIYDRERMESLLKTRFQSEFWPTSESLFYSLPAGAHCSNFDTTLVVLRALGENSGKFNPSILLKIPRSILDLNPLAKNHFKPEISGMLTRKRDEKNT, from the coding sequence ATGAAGAAAGTGGATCGAATTCGTGGAGCAATACTTGGAGCAGCTGTAGCCGATGCAGCAGGCTGTCCCCTGCACTGGATTTATGATCGTGAAAGGATGGAATCACTTTTAAAAACACGATTTCAGTCAGAGTTTTGGCCAACCAGTGAATCTCTATTTTACTCTCTTCCAGCTGGTGCACACTGCTCCAACTTTGATACCACACTCGTGGTGCTTAGGGCTCTTGGAGAGAATAGCGGTAAATTTAATCCTTCGATTTTATTGAAAATACCGAGGAGCATTTTGGATCTAAATCCGCTTGCGAAGAATCATTTCAAGCCCGAAATAAGCGGTATGCTGACACGAAAAAGGGATGAAAAAAACACCTGA